The sequence below is a genomic window from Meiothermus sp. Pnk-1.
TGGAGCTGGCTCAGGCCATCGCCCAGGATGAGGCCGGGGCAAGGCTGCAGCCGGTGCCCGCCAAAGCCTATCGGCTCCAGCCCCTGATCCTGGTGGGTCGCGAACGTGAGTGGGCCGCACTCGAAGCCGCCTGGGCCGAGGGGCGGGTGATCGTGGTGCGGGGCGCGCCGGGGATAGGCAAGTCCCGTCTGCTGCGCGAGTTCGCGGCCAGCAAGGGACCATACGCCTTGTACGAGGCCCGCCCGGGGGATCGGGTGGTGCCTTATGCCGCCTTCGCCCGTTTCGTGCGGGAAAACCTCGAGGAGCGCCCGGAGCGACTGGACCACCTTGAGCCCTGGATCCGGCGTGAGCTAAGCCGGCTGCTGCCGGAGCTGTTTTTAGACGGGGAGCCGCCCCCGCTCAGCGATGCGGCGGCCAAGCTGCGATTCTTCCAAGCCCTGGGGGAGTGGGTCTTGCGGGGGAACCGGGAGGTCGCCGCGATTCTCGCCGACGATTTCCAGTACTTCGACCCAGCCAGCGCCGAGGTGGGGCAGTACTTAATCTCCTCGGTGTTTAGGGCAACCCAGTCTCAGCCCCGGCTGCTCTATACCCTCAGGAGCGGAGAGGCTCCCGAGCTCGAGCGCACCCTGGAGGCGGCGGGCGATCGGGTGGCCATCGTCGACCTGGAACCCCTAGACCAACCAGCGGTGGAGGCGCTGGTGGCGGCCGAGGCTCCCGACCGACCCGGCCTGGGGGCGCGGCTTTACCGGAGCACCGGCGGCAACCCCTTTTTCGTGGTCGAAACCCTGCGTGCGCTGGCCGAGCGTGGGGATTGGTCGGGGCCGCTCCCGCTGGCCGGGCAGGTGGCGGGCTTGCTCGAGGCCCGCTTGGACCGACTGTCCGCTGGATCCCGCCAGCTGGCCGCGCTGGTGGCGGTAGCCGGGGAGGACTACACCCCGTCGCTGGCCGCCCAAGCCCTGGAGACCATCCCGCTGGTGATCGCCGAGCGGGAGGGGGAGCTCGAGGCGGCCGGGATGCTGGAGAGCAGGCACTTCACCCACGACCTGATGGGCGAGGCGGTGGTGAACGCCACCCCTCCGGCCCTCCGGCGCTACCTGCATGCGCGGTTGGGAGAACTCCTCCAGGCCTCGGGGGGCAACCCTGCGCGCATCGCCCATCACTGGATGGAAGCCGGGGAGCCCGAGGGGGCCTGGGAACCCCTGCTGCAGGCTGCGGAAGCCGCGCTCGAGGCCGGGGTACTGGCCCAAGCCCAAGCGTGGCTCGAGCGCCTCTCCCGCGAGGCCCCACCCCCCCTGGCCTACCGGGCAAGGCTGCACCTGGGGGTCTTGGCCATAGGCCGGAACGCCGCCCAGGCGGAAAAGCTGCTGCAGGAGGTGATCCACCTGGCCGAACCCCCCCTGCGGACCGAGGCGCAGGTGGCCCTGGCGCAGCTGTACGTCGTCACCGGGCAGCCCGCTCAGGGGCTGGCCGCGCTGCTCAGGGCGCAGGAGGAGTGCTCCGCCGCGAGCCCGGCCCTGCAAGCTACCTTGCTCCAGACCGAGTTCGAAGTCCGCTGGCGGATGAGCGATCTGGAAGGGGCCGAGCGGGCTCTGCGCCGGGCGCTGGAGC
It includes:
- a CDS encoding BTAD domain-containing putative transcriptional regulator, translated to MWTLKILGSCALVSPTKTLNLERKPAALLAYLALEGPTPRARLAELLWPDLEEKSQRNNLRQVLFRLRRAAGLFWGSDPLELDMAVDVLEFTTGLRSRRPLPDQGWLEGTLLGGFEYDDCPEFAEWLQVERERLLNLRLEALEAEAERLEREGHLSRALAYARRLVEADPVSEAAYRRLMRLHYLLGDRAAALQTYARAQEALRRELGVDPLPSTVELAQAIAQDEAGARLQPVPAKAYRLQPLILVGREREWAALEAAWAEGRVIVVRGAPGIGKSRLLREFAASKGPYALYEARPGDRVVPYAAFARFVRENLEERPERLDHLEPWIRRELSRLLPELFLDGEPPPLSDAAAKLRFFQALGEWVLRGNREVAAILADDFQYFDPASAEVGQYLISSVFRATQSQPRLLYTLRSGEAPELERTLEAAGDRVAIVDLEPLDQPAVEALVAAEAPDRPGLGARLYRSTGGNPFFVVETLRALAERGDWSGPLPLAGQVAGLLEARLDRLSAGSRQLAALVAVAGEDYTPSLAAQALETIPLVIAEREGELEAAGMLESRHFTHDLMGEAVVNATPPALRRYLHARLGELLQASGGNPARIAHHWMEAGEPEGAWEPLLQAAEAALEAGVLAQAQAWLERLSREAPPPLAYRARLHLGVLAIGRNAAQAEKLLQEVIHLAEPPLRTEAQVALAQLYVVTGQPAQGLAALLRAQEECSAASPALQATLLQTEFEVRWRMSDLEGAERALRRALELDPGPHRSVSLGLLLWSQGRYREEIALLSERLQARPEDPWLGVVHNNRAFAHLALGEVNQAIAGFEQALAMGEALGDLYDVSLARLNLGTALVSRGAYQRAKELLEAALEGYTRVGSAFGQAEAYSRLGLLHARAGRWGEARQHYTQALERMRPTGDAFRLAYMLAGLAEARVGCGDLEGAQAAAEEALLLAQAAPQPYGLAYVLMAMSLVRQRRGASEEALGYAREAVALGERFEMAEQLARSLLFVYAASDRAQADEALVRCLEIARERDIPDLVWRAARRLGPRYARQAEEALARLQAQAPAGWELEDCG